One window from the genome of Anopheles merus strain MAF chromosome 3R, AmerM5.1, whole genome shotgun sequence encodes:
- the LOC121597705 gene encoding probable nuclear hormone receptor HR3 isoform X3 has translation MDDGEFLDLFSQSWNGKYHAAANRAGDEPAGIGAAAGGGTGAAAGYTNSAAVAAAATAAATAAAMAVAPKLTTRLMQPQPGSTAGGSQGLYAGTKHFLAHLPPNHKQQPSAASATSAAASTASASRHAAPSPFGVPPAGAQTTDLRDTNLGPLRNTTSSSTSSNTTNTSTSAANNSSGSSSGSSSNTSNSHANGAQHLLGGGSSFARETREFPKLSHRLLQPLNHTLDQGPAQGGSGGSGHAAMVRQEEQDYNAFCSTLSAVASMAAASLAMEDEDLADSTTPPPQPFTAGGLLAAGLAGNGTGGGGGSAGDANGGSVEGDLGPNGELLGLNGHQHEKKTPNSIRAQIEIIPCKVCGDKSSGVHYGVITCEGCKGFFRRSQSSVVNYQCPRNKQCVVDRVNRNRCQYCRLQKCLKLGMSRDAVKFGRMSKKQREKVEDEVRFHRAQMRAQNDAAPDSSVFDTQTPSSSDQLHHGYNGNSSHSYTYSNEVGYSSPYGYSTSVTPQQTMGYDISADYVDSTTTYEPRSTMIDSDFISGHTEGDINDVLIKTLAEAHANTNHKLEIVHEMFRKPQDVSRLLYYKNMTQEELWLDCAEKLTAMIQQIIEFAKLIPGFMRLSQDDQILLLKTGSFELAIVRMSRLMDLSTNSVLYGDIMLPQEAFYTSDSFEMKLVACIFETAKSITELKLTETELALYQSLVLLWPERNGVRGNTEIQRLFNMSMSAIRQEIEANHAPLKGDVTVLDTLLNKIPTFRELSIMHMEALQKFKQDHPQYVFPALYKELFSIDSQQDLMT, from the exons ATGGATGACGGAGAATTTTTGGACCTGTTCAGTCAATCCTGGAATGGCAAATACCACGCGGCGGCCAACCGAGCAGGCGACGAACCGGCCGGCATCGGAGCGGCGGCGGGTGGCGGGACAGGTGCCGCCGCCGGCTACACCAActcggcggcggtggcagcggcCGCCACCGCAGCCGCTACAGCCGCCGCCATGGCCGTCGCGCCCAAGCTCACCACGCGGCTTATGCAGCCCCAGCCCGGCTCGACGGCGGGCGGATCGCAGGGGCTGTACGCGGGCACCAAACACTTCCTTGCGCACCTACCCCCGAACCACAAGCAGCAACCGAGCGCTGCGAGCGCCACCAGCGCGGCAGCGTCGACGGCCAGTGCTAGCCGTCACGCGGCACCGTCACCCTTCGGTGTACCCCCGGCCGGTGCCCAAACGACTGATTTACGTGATACAAACCTAGGGCCTTTAAGAAATACCACTAGCAGTagtaccagcagcaacacaaccAACACCAGCACCAGTGCGGCAAACaacagcagtggcagcagcagtggcagcagtagcaataCCAGCAACAGTCACGCCAACGGTGCGCAGCATCTGTTGGGCGGCGGCAGTAGCTTTGCGCGTGAGACGCGCGAATTTCCCAAGCTGAGCCATCGGTTGCTGCAGCCGCTAAACCACACGCTCGACCAGGGCCCGGCCCAGGGCGGGTCCGGCGGTTCCGGCCACGCGGCGATGGTACGCCAGGAGGAACAGGACTACAACGCATTCTGCTCAACGCTGTCGGCGGTCGCGTCGATGGCGGCAGCCTCGCTGGCGATGGAGGATGAGGACCTGGCGGACAGTACGACGCCACCGCCGCAACCGTTCACCGCGGGGGGTTTGCTAGCGGCCGGGCTGGCAGGCAATGGtaccggcggtggcggtggcagcgCCGGTGACGCGAATGGTGGCAGTGTGGAAGGTGATCTCGGCCCGAACGGGGAACTGTTGGGTTTGAACGGTCATCAGCATGAGAAAAAGACTCCCAATTCAATTAGAG CTCAAATCGAGATCATACCGTGCAAGGTGTGCGGCGACAAGTCGTCCGGGGTGCATTACGGTGTGATCACCTGCGAGGGCTGCAAGGGCTTCTTCCGAAGGTCGCAGAGCTCCGTCGTCAACTATCAGTGCCCGCGTAACAAGCAGTGCGTGGTGGATCGGGTCAACCGAAATCGATGCCAGTACTGTCGACTGCAAAAGTGCCTAAAACTGGGAATGAGTCGTGACG CTGTCAAATTCGGACGCATGTCCAAGAAGCAACGGGAGAAGGTCGAGGACGAGGTACGGTTTCACCGGGCTCAGATGCGCGCACAAAATGACGCCGCCCCGGACAGCTCCGTGTTCGACACGCAGACACCTTCCAGCAGCGATCAGTTGCATCACGGTTACAATGG AAACTCTTCCCACAGCTACACATATTCGAACGAGGTCGGCTACAGCAGCCCGTACGGCTACTCGACCTCGGTGACGCCGCAGCAAACGATGGGCTACGACATCTCGGCCGACTACGTGGATAGTACAACAACTTATGAACCAAGAAGTACGATGATAGACTCAGATTTCATAAGTGGACACA CCGAAGGTGATATCAACGACGTGCTGATAAAGACCCTTGCAGAAGCGCACGCAAACACCAACCACAAGCTAGAGATAGTGCACGAAATGTTCAGAAAACCACAG GATGTTTCCCGCTTACTCTACTACAAGAACATGACCCAGGAGGAGCTATGGTTGGACTGTGCGGAGAAGCTAACGGCCATGATCCAGCAGATCATTGAGTTCGCCAAGCTGATACCGGGCTTCATGCGGTTAAGTCAAGACGATCAG ATTTTACTCCTCAAAACGGGCTCGTTCGAGCTGGCAATCGTGCGCATGTCTCGACTGATGGATCTCTCAACCAACTCCGTGCTGTACGGTGACATTATGCTGCCGCAGGAAGCCTTCTACACGTCCGACTCGTTCGAGATGAAGCTGGTCGCGTGCATATTCGAGACGGCGAAAAGTATTACGGAGCTGAAACTGACCGAAACGGAGCTGGCGCTCTATCAAAGTCTGGTGCTACTGTGGCCTG AACGAAATGGTGTACGAGGAAACACGGAAATCCAGCGGCTGTTTAATATGAGCATGTCCGCGATCCGGCAGGAGATTGAAGCGAACCATGCACCGCTCAAAGGCGACGTGACGGTGCTCGATACGTTGCTCAACAAAATCCCCACCTTCCG TGAGCTCTCGATCATGCACATGGAGGCGTTACAGAAGTTCAAACAGGATCACCCGCAGTACGTTTTCCCGGCACTCTACAAGGAACTGTTCTCGATCGACTCGCAGCAGGACCTGATGACATAA
- the LOC121597705 gene encoding uncharacterized protein LOC121597705 isoform X2, translating into MDDGEFLDLFSQSWNGKYHAAANRAGDEPAGIGAAAGGGTGAAAGYTNSAAVAAAATAAATAAAMAVAPKLTTRLMQPQPGSTAGGSQGLYAGTKHFLAHLPPNHKQQPSAASATSAAASTASASRHAAPSPFGVPPAGAQTTDLRDTNLGPLRNTTSSSTSSNTTNTSTSAANNSSGSSSGSSSNTSNSHANGAQHLLGGGSSFARETREFPKLSHRLLQPLNHTLDQGPAQGGSGGSGHAAMVRQEEQDYNAFCSTLSAVASMAAASLAMEDEDLADSTTPPPQPFTAGGLLAAGLAGNGTGGGGGSAGDANGGSVEGDLGPNGELLGLNGHQHEKKTPNSIRAQIEIIPCKVCGDKSSGVHYGVITCEGCKGFFRRSQSSVVNYQCPRNKQCVVDRVNRNRCQYCRLQKCLKLGMSRDAVKFGRMSKKQREKVEDEVRFHRAQMRAQNDAAPDSSVFDTQTPSSSDQLHHGYNGYTYSNEVGYSSPYGYSTSVTPQQTMGYDISADYVDSTTTYEPRSTMIDSDFISGHNKDGSPEQNRAITLNDIRLARVQQTTATTTTGVGQGGSDVIADGVNDGGGGGGPRGLTPQQQQQQQQQQAHQPAQTATHTLPPQQQPQPAAALANHQTTGNGNTTTSNSTIITIKQEQLTNVDSLVGSFVDSTTFLPSPPASQQQQQQQQHPHHQPQQLGSAAQMVTSNGVGGLAGVPTATAVVAVAATTVPTPVTGSDVTGSSIRRNDCCQTAVAPGGTGSDGIAHSAQAHHHHHQNTPVSFGEDDSSCDSHTRWAEGDINDVLIKTLAEAHANTNHKLEIVHEMFRKPQDVSRLLYYKNMTQEELWLDCAEKLTAMIQQIIEFAKLIPGFMRLSQDDQILLLKTGSFELAIVRMSRLMDLSTNSVLYGDIMLPQEAFYTSDSFEMKLVACIFETAKSITELKLTETELALYQSLVLLWPERNGVRGNTEIQRLFNMSMSAIRQEIEANHAPLKGDVTVLDTLLNKIPTFRELSIMHMEALQKFKQDHPQYVFPALYKELFSIDSQQDLMT; encoded by the exons ATGGATGACGGAGAATTTTTGGACCTGTTCAGTCAATCCTGGAATGGCAAATACCACGCGGCGGCCAACCGAGCAGGCGACGAACCGGCCGGCATCGGAGCGGCGGCGGGTGGCGGGACAGGTGCCGCCGCCGGCTACACCAActcggcggcggtggcagcggcCGCCACCGCAGCCGCTACAGCCGCCGCCATGGCCGTCGCGCCCAAGCTCACCACGCGGCTTATGCAGCCCCAGCCCGGCTCGACGGCGGGCGGATCGCAGGGGCTGTACGCGGGCACCAAACACTTCCTTGCGCACCTACCCCCGAACCACAAGCAGCAACCGAGCGCTGCGAGCGCCACCAGCGCGGCAGCGTCGACGGCCAGTGCTAGCCGTCACGCGGCACCGTCACCCTTCGGTGTACCCCCGGCCGGTGCCCAAACGACTGATTTACGTGATACAAACCTAGGGCCTTTAAGAAATACCACTAGCAGTagtaccagcagcaacacaaccAACACCAGCACCAGTGCGGCAAACaacagcagtggcagcagcagtggcagcagtagcaataCCAGCAACAGTCACGCCAACGGTGCGCAGCATCTGTTGGGCGGCGGCAGTAGCTTTGCGCGTGAGACGCGCGAATTTCCCAAGCTGAGCCATCGGTTGCTGCAGCCGCTAAACCACACGCTCGACCAGGGCCCGGCCCAGGGCGGGTCCGGCGGTTCCGGCCACGCGGCGATGGTACGCCAGGAGGAACAGGACTACAACGCATTCTGCTCAACGCTGTCGGCGGTCGCGTCGATGGCGGCAGCCTCGCTGGCGATGGAGGATGAGGACCTGGCGGACAGTACGACGCCACCGCCGCAACCGTTCACCGCGGGGGGTTTGCTAGCGGCCGGGCTGGCAGGCAATGGtaccggcggtggcggtggcagcgCCGGTGACGCGAATGGTGGCAGTGTGGAAGGTGATCTCGGCCCGAACGGGGAACTGTTGGGTTTGAACGGTCATCAGCATGAGAAAAAGACTCCCAATTCAATTAGAG CTCAAATCGAGATCATACCGTGCAAGGTGTGCGGCGACAAGTCGTCCGGGGTGCATTACGGTGTGATCACCTGCGAGGGCTGCAAGGGCTTCTTCCGAAGGTCGCAGAGCTCCGTCGTCAACTATCAGTGCCCGCGTAACAAGCAGTGCGTGGTGGATCGGGTCAACCGAAATCGATGCCAGTACTGTCGACTGCAAAAGTGCCTAAAACTGGGAATGAGTCGTGACG CTGTCAAATTCGGACGCATGTCCAAGAAGCAACGGGAGAAGGTCGAGGACGAGGTACGGTTTCACCGGGCTCAGATGCGCGCACAAAATGACGCCGCCCCGGACAGCTCCGTGTTCGACACGCAGACACCTTCCAGCAGCGATCAGTTGCATCACGGTTACAATGG CTACACATATTCGAACGAGGTCGGCTACAGCAGCCCGTACGGCTACTCGACCTCGGTGACGCCGCAGCAAACGATGGGCTACGACATCTCGGCCGACTACGTGGATAGTACAACAACTTATGAACCAAGAAGTACGATGATAGACTCAGATTTCATAAGTGGACACA ACAAGGATGGCTCGCCGGAACAAAACCGAGCGATCACGCTCAACGATATCCGGTTGGCGCGCGTACAGCAAACGACCGCCACCACGACGACCGGTGTCGGGCAGGGCGGTAGTGATGTGATCGCCGACGGTGtcaatgatggtggtggtggtggtggtccccGAGGTTTGACaccccagcagcaacagcaacagcagcaacagcaagcgCATCAACCGGCACAAACGGCCACGCATACGCTCCCACCACAGCAACAGCCGCAGCCGGCTGCGGCACTGGCAAACCATCAAACCACCGGCAACGGCAACACCACTACCAGCAATAGTACAATTATCACCATCAAGCAGGAGCAGCTTACCAACGTTGATAGCCTTGTTGGTAGCTTTGTCGATTCAACAACCTTCTTGCCATCGCCACCGGCcagccaacagcagcagcagcagcagcaacatccaCACCATCAGCCACAACAGCTGGGCAGTGCGGCACAGATGGTGACGTCCAATGGGGTCGGCGGCCTGGCCGGTGTACCGACGGCGACGGCCGTGGTGGCAGTGGCCGCAACCACCGTCCCAACGCCCGTCACTGGATCAG ATGTCACTGGTAGTAGCATTAGACGGAACGACTGCTGCCAGACTGCGGTCGCACCGGGTGGCACCGGGTCGGATGGTATTGCGCACTCCGCACAGgctcaccatcaccatcaccagaaCACGCCGGTCTCGTTCGGCGAGGATGATAGCTCCTGCGATTCGCACACACGATGGG CCGAAGGTGATATCAACGACGTGCTGATAAAGACCCTTGCAGAAGCGCACGCAAACACCAACCACAAGCTAGAGATAGTGCACGAAATGTTCAGAAAACCACAG GATGTTTCCCGCTTACTCTACTACAAGAACATGACCCAGGAGGAGCTATGGTTGGACTGTGCGGAGAAGCTAACGGCCATGATCCAGCAGATCATTGAGTTCGCCAAGCTGATACCGGGCTTCATGCGGTTAAGTCAAGACGATCAG ATTTTACTCCTCAAAACGGGCTCGTTCGAGCTGGCAATCGTGCGCATGTCTCGACTGATGGATCTCTCAACCAACTCCGTGCTGTACGGTGACATTATGCTGCCGCAGGAAGCCTTCTACACGTCCGACTCGTTCGAGATGAAGCTGGTCGCGTGCATATTCGAGACGGCGAAAAGTATTACGGAGCTGAAACTGACCGAAACGGAGCTGGCGCTCTATCAAAGTCTGGTGCTACTGTGGCCTG AACGAAATGGTGTACGAGGAAACACGGAAATCCAGCGGCTGTTTAATATGAGCATGTCCGCGATCCGGCAGGAGATTGAAGCGAACCATGCACCGCTCAAAGGCGACGTGACGGTGCTCGATACGTTGCTCAACAAAATCCCCACCTTCCG TGAGCTCTCGATCATGCACATGGAGGCGTTACAGAAGTTCAAACAGGATCACCCGCAGTACGTTTTCCCGGCACTCTACAAGGAACTGTTCTCGATCGACTCGCAGCAGGACCTGATGACATAA
- the LOC121597705 gene encoding probable nuclear hormone receptor HR3 isoform X4, with product MDDGEFLDLFSQSWNGKYHAAANRAGDEPAGIGAAAGGGTGAAAGYTNSAAVAAAATAAATAAAMAVAPKLTTRLMQPQPGSTAGGSQGLYAGTKHFLAHLPPNHKQQPSAASATSAAASTASASRHAAPSPFGVPPAGAQTTDLRDTNLGPLRNTTSSSTSSNTTNTSTSAANNSSGSSSGSSSNTSNSHANGAQHLLGGGSSFARETREFPKLSHRLLQPLNHTLDQGPAQGGSGGSGHAAMVRQEEQDYNAFCSTLSAVASMAAASLAMEDEDLADSTTPPPQPFTAGGLLAAGLAGNGTGGGGGSAGDANGGSVEGDLGPNGELLGLNGHQHEKKTPNSIRAQIEIIPCKVCGDKSSGVHYGVITCEGCKGFFRRSQSSVVNYQCPRNKQCVVDRVNRNRCQYCRLQKCLKLGMSRDAVKFGRMSKKQREKVEDEVRFHRAQMRAQNDAAPDSSVFDTQTPSSSDQLHHGYNGYTYSNEVGYSSPYGYSTSVTPQQTMGYDISADYVDSTTTYEPRSTMIDSDFISGHTEGDINDVLIKTLAEAHANTNHKLEIVHEMFRKPQDVSRLLYYKNMTQEELWLDCAEKLTAMIQQIIEFAKLIPGFMRLSQDDQILLLKTGSFELAIVRMSRLMDLSTNSVLYGDIMLPQEAFYTSDSFEMKLVACIFETAKSITELKLTETELALYQSLVLLWPERNGVRGNTEIQRLFNMSMSAIRQEIEANHAPLKGDVTVLDTLLNKIPTFRELSIMHMEALQKFKQDHPQYVFPALYKELFSIDSQQDLMT from the exons ATGGATGACGGAGAATTTTTGGACCTGTTCAGTCAATCCTGGAATGGCAAATACCACGCGGCGGCCAACCGAGCAGGCGACGAACCGGCCGGCATCGGAGCGGCGGCGGGTGGCGGGACAGGTGCCGCCGCCGGCTACACCAActcggcggcggtggcagcggcCGCCACCGCAGCCGCTACAGCCGCCGCCATGGCCGTCGCGCCCAAGCTCACCACGCGGCTTATGCAGCCCCAGCCCGGCTCGACGGCGGGCGGATCGCAGGGGCTGTACGCGGGCACCAAACACTTCCTTGCGCACCTACCCCCGAACCACAAGCAGCAACCGAGCGCTGCGAGCGCCACCAGCGCGGCAGCGTCGACGGCCAGTGCTAGCCGTCACGCGGCACCGTCACCCTTCGGTGTACCCCCGGCCGGTGCCCAAACGACTGATTTACGTGATACAAACCTAGGGCCTTTAAGAAATACCACTAGCAGTagtaccagcagcaacacaaccAACACCAGCACCAGTGCGGCAAACaacagcagtggcagcagcagtggcagcagtagcaataCCAGCAACAGTCACGCCAACGGTGCGCAGCATCTGTTGGGCGGCGGCAGTAGCTTTGCGCGTGAGACGCGCGAATTTCCCAAGCTGAGCCATCGGTTGCTGCAGCCGCTAAACCACACGCTCGACCAGGGCCCGGCCCAGGGCGGGTCCGGCGGTTCCGGCCACGCGGCGATGGTACGCCAGGAGGAACAGGACTACAACGCATTCTGCTCAACGCTGTCGGCGGTCGCGTCGATGGCGGCAGCCTCGCTGGCGATGGAGGATGAGGACCTGGCGGACAGTACGACGCCACCGCCGCAACCGTTCACCGCGGGGGGTTTGCTAGCGGCCGGGCTGGCAGGCAATGGtaccggcggtggcggtggcagcgCCGGTGACGCGAATGGTGGCAGTGTGGAAGGTGATCTCGGCCCGAACGGGGAACTGTTGGGTTTGAACGGTCATCAGCATGAGAAAAAGACTCCCAATTCAATTAGAG CTCAAATCGAGATCATACCGTGCAAGGTGTGCGGCGACAAGTCGTCCGGGGTGCATTACGGTGTGATCACCTGCGAGGGCTGCAAGGGCTTCTTCCGAAGGTCGCAGAGCTCCGTCGTCAACTATCAGTGCCCGCGTAACAAGCAGTGCGTGGTGGATCGGGTCAACCGAAATCGATGCCAGTACTGTCGACTGCAAAAGTGCCTAAAACTGGGAATGAGTCGTGACG CTGTCAAATTCGGACGCATGTCCAAGAAGCAACGGGAGAAGGTCGAGGACGAGGTACGGTTTCACCGGGCTCAGATGCGCGCACAAAATGACGCCGCCCCGGACAGCTCCGTGTTCGACACGCAGACACCTTCCAGCAGCGATCAGTTGCATCACGGTTACAATGG CTACACATATTCGAACGAGGTCGGCTACAGCAGCCCGTACGGCTACTCGACCTCGGTGACGCCGCAGCAAACGATGGGCTACGACATCTCGGCCGACTACGTGGATAGTACAACAACTTATGAACCAAGAAGTACGATGATAGACTCAGATTTCATAAGTGGACACA CCGAAGGTGATATCAACGACGTGCTGATAAAGACCCTTGCAGAAGCGCACGCAAACACCAACCACAAGCTAGAGATAGTGCACGAAATGTTCAGAAAACCACAG GATGTTTCCCGCTTACTCTACTACAAGAACATGACCCAGGAGGAGCTATGGTTGGACTGTGCGGAGAAGCTAACGGCCATGATCCAGCAGATCATTGAGTTCGCCAAGCTGATACCGGGCTTCATGCGGTTAAGTCAAGACGATCAG ATTTTACTCCTCAAAACGGGCTCGTTCGAGCTGGCAATCGTGCGCATGTCTCGACTGATGGATCTCTCAACCAACTCCGTGCTGTACGGTGACATTATGCTGCCGCAGGAAGCCTTCTACACGTCCGACTCGTTCGAGATGAAGCTGGTCGCGTGCATATTCGAGACGGCGAAAAGTATTACGGAGCTGAAACTGACCGAAACGGAGCTGGCGCTCTATCAAAGTCTGGTGCTACTGTGGCCTG AACGAAATGGTGTACGAGGAAACACGGAAATCCAGCGGCTGTTTAATATGAGCATGTCCGCGATCCGGCAGGAGATTGAAGCGAACCATGCACCGCTCAAAGGCGACGTGACGGTGCTCGATACGTTGCTCAACAAAATCCCCACCTTCCG TGAGCTCTCGATCATGCACATGGAGGCGTTACAGAAGTTCAAACAGGATCACCCGCAGTACGTTTTCCCGGCACTCTACAAGGAACTGTTCTCGATCGACTCGCAGCAGGACCTGATGACATAA
- the LOC121597705 gene encoding sericin 1 isoform X1 codes for MDDGEFLDLFSQSWNGKYHAAANRAGDEPAGIGAAAGGGTGAAAGYTNSAAVAAAATAAATAAAMAVAPKLTTRLMQPQPGSTAGGSQGLYAGTKHFLAHLPPNHKQQPSAASATSAAASTASASRHAAPSPFGVPPAGAQTTDLRDTNLGPLRNTTSSSTSSNTTNTSTSAANNSSGSSSGSSSNTSNSHANGAQHLLGGGSSFARETREFPKLSHRLLQPLNHTLDQGPAQGGSGGSGHAAMVRQEEQDYNAFCSTLSAVASMAAASLAMEDEDLADSTTPPPQPFTAGGLLAAGLAGNGTGGGGGSAGDANGGSVEGDLGPNGELLGLNGHQHEKKTPNSIRAQIEIIPCKVCGDKSSGVHYGVITCEGCKGFFRRSQSSVVNYQCPRNKQCVVDRVNRNRCQYCRLQKCLKLGMSRDAVKFGRMSKKQREKVEDEVRFHRAQMRAQNDAAPDSSVFDTQTPSSSDQLHHGYNGNSSHSYTYSNEVGYSSPYGYSTSVTPQQTMGYDISADYVDSTTTYEPRSTMIDSDFISGHNKDGSPEQNRAITLNDIRLARVQQTTATTTTGVGQGGSDVIADGVNDGGGGGGPRGLTPQQQQQQQQQQAHQPAQTATHTLPPQQQPQPAAALANHQTTGNGNTTTSNSTIITIKQEQLTNVDSLVGSFVDSTTFLPSPPASQQQQQQQQHPHHQPQQLGSAAQMVTSNGVGGLAGVPTATAVVAVAATTVPTPVTGSDVTGSSIRRNDCCQTAVAPGGTGSDGIAHSAQAHHHHHQNTPVSFGEDDSSCDSHTRWAEGDINDVLIKTLAEAHANTNHKLEIVHEMFRKPQDVSRLLYYKNMTQEELWLDCAEKLTAMIQQIIEFAKLIPGFMRLSQDDQILLLKTGSFELAIVRMSRLMDLSTNSVLYGDIMLPQEAFYTSDSFEMKLVACIFETAKSITELKLTETELALYQSLVLLWPERNGVRGNTEIQRLFNMSMSAIRQEIEANHAPLKGDVTVLDTLLNKIPTFRELSIMHMEALQKFKQDHPQYVFPALYKELFSIDSQQDLMT; via the exons ATGGATGACGGAGAATTTTTGGACCTGTTCAGTCAATCCTGGAATGGCAAATACCACGCGGCGGCCAACCGAGCAGGCGACGAACCGGCCGGCATCGGAGCGGCGGCGGGTGGCGGGACAGGTGCCGCCGCCGGCTACACCAActcggcggcggtggcagcggcCGCCACCGCAGCCGCTACAGCCGCCGCCATGGCCGTCGCGCCCAAGCTCACCACGCGGCTTATGCAGCCCCAGCCCGGCTCGACGGCGGGCGGATCGCAGGGGCTGTACGCGGGCACCAAACACTTCCTTGCGCACCTACCCCCGAACCACAAGCAGCAACCGAGCGCTGCGAGCGCCACCAGCGCGGCAGCGTCGACGGCCAGTGCTAGCCGTCACGCGGCACCGTCACCCTTCGGTGTACCCCCGGCCGGTGCCCAAACGACTGATTTACGTGATACAAACCTAGGGCCTTTAAGAAATACCACTAGCAGTagtaccagcagcaacacaaccAACACCAGCACCAGTGCGGCAAACaacagcagtggcagcagcagtggcagcagtagcaataCCAGCAACAGTCACGCCAACGGTGCGCAGCATCTGTTGGGCGGCGGCAGTAGCTTTGCGCGTGAGACGCGCGAATTTCCCAAGCTGAGCCATCGGTTGCTGCAGCCGCTAAACCACACGCTCGACCAGGGCCCGGCCCAGGGCGGGTCCGGCGGTTCCGGCCACGCGGCGATGGTACGCCAGGAGGAACAGGACTACAACGCATTCTGCTCAACGCTGTCGGCGGTCGCGTCGATGGCGGCAGCCTCGCTGGCGATGGAGGATGAGGACCTGGCGGACAGTACGACGCCACCGCCGCAACCGTTCACCGCGGGGGGTTTGCTAGCGGCCGGGCTGGCAGGCAATGGtaccggcggtggcggtggcagcgCCGGTGACGCGAATGGTGGCAGTGTGGAAGGTGATCTCGGCCCGAACGGGGAACTGTTGGGTTTGAACGGTCATCAGCATGAGAAAAAGACTCCCAATTCAATTAGAG CTCAAATCGAGATCATACCGTGCAAGGTGTGCGGCGACAAGTCGTCCGGGGTGCATTACGGTGTGATCACCTGCGAGGGCTGCAAGGGCTTCTTCCGAAGGTCGCAGAGCTCCGTCGTCAACTATCAGTGCCCGCGTAACAAGCAGTGCGTGGTGGATCGGGTCAACCGAAATCGATGCCAGTACTGTCGACTGCAAAAGTGCCTAAAACTGGGAATGAGTCGTGACG CTGTCAAATTCGGACGCATGTCCAAGAAGCAACGGGAGAAGGTCGAGGACGAGGTACGGTTTCACCGGGCTCAGATGCGCGCACAAAATGACGCCGCCCCGGACAGCTCCGTGTTCGACACGCAGACACCTTCCAGCAGCGATCAGTTGCATCACGGTTACAATGG AAACTCTTCCCACAGCTACACATATTCGAACGAGGTCGGCTACAGCAGCCCGTACGGCTACTCGACCTCGGTGACGCCGCAGCAAACGATGGGCTACGACATCTCGGCCGACTACGTGGATAGTACAACAACTTATGAACCAAGAAGTACGATGATAGACTCAGATTTCATAAGTGGACACA ACAAGGATGGCTCGCCGGAACAAAACCGAGCGATCACGCTCAACGATATCCGGTTGGCGCGCGTACAGCAAACGACCGCCACCACGACGACCGGTGTCGGGCAGGGCGGTAGTGATGTGATCGCCGACGGTGtcaatgatggtggtggtggtggtggtccccGAGGTTTGACaccccagcagcaacagcaacagcagcaacagcaagcgCATCAACCGGCACAAACGGCCACGCATACGCTCCCACCACAGCAACAGCCGCAGCCGGCTGCGGCACTGGCAAACCATCAAACCACCGGCAACGGCAACACCACTACCAGCAATAGTACAATTATCACCATCAAGCAGGAGCAGCTTACCAACGTTGATAGCCTTGTTGGTAGCTTTGTCGATTCAACAACCTTCTTGCCATCGCCACCGGCcagccaacagcagcagcagcagcagcaacatccaCACCATCAGCCACAACAGCTGGGCAGTGCGGCACAGATGGTGACGTCCAATGGGGTCGGCGGCCTGGCCGGTGTACCGACGGCGACGGCCGTGGTGGCAGTGGCCGCAACCACCGTCCCAACGCCCGTCACTGGATCAG ATGTCACTGGTAGTAGCATTAGACGGAACGACTGCTGCCAGACTGCGGTCGCACCGGGTGGCACCGGGTCGGATGGTATTGCGCACTCCGCACAGgctcaccatcaccatcaccagaaCACGCCGGTCTCGTTCGGCGAGGATGATAGCTCCTGCGATTCGCACACACGATGGG CCGAAGGTGATATCAACGACGTGCTGATAAAGACCCTTGCAGAAGCGCACGCAAACACCAACCACAAGCTAGAGATAGTGCACGAAATGTTCAGAAAACCACAG GATGTTTCCCGCTTACTCTACTACAAGAACATGACCCAGGAGGAGCTATGGTTGGACTGTGCGGAGAAGCTAACGGCCATGATCCAGCAGATCATTGAGTTCGCCAAGCTGATACCGGGCTTCATGCGGTTAAGTCAAGACGATCAG ATTTTACTCCTCAAAACGGGCTCGTTCGAGCTGGCAATCGTGCGCATGTCTCGACTGATGGATCTCTCAACCAACTCCGTGCTGTACGGTGACATTATGCTGCCGCAGGAAGCCTTCTACACGTCCGACTCGTTCGAGATGAAGCTGGTCGCGTGCATATTCGAGACGGCGAAAAGTATTACGGAGCTGAAACTGACCGAAACGGAGCTGGCGCTCTATCAAAGTCTGGTGCTACTGTGGCCTG AACGAAATGGTGTACGAGGAAACACGGAAATCCAGCGGCTGTTTAATATGAGCATGTCCGCGATCCGGCAGGAGATTGAAGCGAACCATGCACCGCTCAAAGGCGACGTGACGGTGCTCGATACGTTGCTCAACAAAATCCCCACCTTCCG TGAGCTCTCGATCATGCACATGGAGGCGTTACAGAAGTTCAAACAGGATCACCCGCAGTACGTTTTCCCGGCACTCTACAAGGAACTGTTCTCGATCGACTCGCAGCAGGACCTGATGACATAA